TGTTTACGGCAAAGTTAATGTCAGCCAACCGAATTAAATTATGGCTCAGCACTCAGCAGCATCCGTTTGTACTGCAATGGAACTTCACGTTTTAATGATTTTATCTtgcaactacattctgggaggcgataaccctcactgtgtacaagtaggcaaatatatccacgaatgcttataccggtagaaccaatagtgaaatgacatgctagacccaatatgttgacttattcaaaCCTTTAGATATCCATACATGTCTGTTTAGGCCTAAGTCACATTTAATTTCCGAACCGGGGCCCGGTGGGGCTGTTTgagaaaacgaaaaatagaaatgtatacgtaaaaatatacacaaattatgcccacgactattctctttacgtcttgtgtaatttggtgacttttatatcatacttttcggtcccgaaagttgcccggccgggcccctttgtgggaatgtgaccttagccttagTTGTattgtaagtagttgttatacatgtggaccttacgaaagtcgctgtacttttatCGTGTCAATAAATATATCTGTAAATTGCAGATTCGGCAGGCCATTGGCCCTCCCATGTACCACCGCCTGGAGAGACCCCGGTTCTGCCCCTTCAGCCATTACCGCATCATGCACGAGTGTTGGAGTCACAAGCCTAAAGAACGGCCCACCTTCACCAAGCTGTGTCACGTGCTGCAAGAGGTAcgcgctgattggtcaatcTATTAACCTCATTAGCATGCTCTATGAGTATGTCTTGTTGTTACCTGATGACATATCCGAATCCGTGTTTTTTTCCCGTCCAGTTCAATGTTGTTGGCCTACTCTACGAAAGTTGGCTACAATACAGTAAGACTTACTGAAATAGAATTGATTATCAGCCTGACAGccagagaaaagaaaacaggCTCTTACACATACTAATTCTGATGtccatgacttttttttcaaatttgcaggCGAAACCAGAGCAAAGAGTCGCCATTGATGACGTCGACGGTGACGTAGTACATAACCTTATGACCTTAAggctggtgacgtcatcacagtaCTGGAAAAACCCGGTGAATCTTAGAGGCACTTTATGATTTACATATTCCGTATGTTTGACAGNNNNNNNNNNNNNNNNNNNNNNNNNNNNNNNNNNNNNNNNNNNNNNNNNNNNNNNNNNNNNNNNNNNNNNNNNNNNNNNNNNNNNNNNNNNNNNNNNNNNNNNNNNNNNNNNNNNNNNNNNNNNNNNNNNNNNNNNNNNNNNNNNNNNNNNNNNNNNNNNNNNNNNNNNNNNNNNNNNNNNNNNNNNNNNNNNNNNNNNNNNNNNNNNNNNNNNNNNNNNNNNNNNNNNNNNNNNNNNNNNNNNNNNNNNNNNNNNNNNNNNNNNNNNNNNNNNNNNNNNNNNNNNNNNNNNNNNNNNNNNNNNNNNNNNNNNNNNNNNNNNNNNNNNNNNNNNNNNNNNNNNNNNNNNNNNNNNNNNNNNNNNNNNNNNNNNNNNNNNNNNNNNNNNNNNNNNNNNNNNNNNNNNNNNNNNNNNNNNNNNNNNNNNNNNNNNNNNNNNNNNNNNNNNNNNNNNNNNNNNNNNNNNNNNNNNNNNNNNNNNNNNNNNNNNNNNNNNNNNNNNNNNNNNNNNNNNNNNNNNNNNNNNNNNNNNNNNNNNNNNNNNNNNNNNNNNNNNNNNNNNNNNNNNNNNNNNNNNNNNNNNNNNNNNNNNNNNNNNNNNNNNNNNNNNNNNNNNNNNNNNNNNNNNNNNNNNNNNNNNNNNNNNNNNNNNNNNNNNNNNNNNNNNNNNNNNNNNNNNNNNNNNNNNNNNNNNNNNNNNNNNNNNNNNNNNNNNNNNNNNNNNNNNNNNNNNNNNNNNNNNNNNNaatatcatacttttcgttccgatggctgcccggccaggccccggtttaAAAGGTGACGTAGGCCTATATTACGCTTCTAGCTAGCCGTCCATTCGTAAGACCCTTATTTAAGGGGAAACCCCTATTAGCCCCTCTggtaggacgttaaatggaggttccgtgtTGGAGGAAAGCCACAcgtcgagcacgttaaagatcaCATCACACTTACCGAAAAGAGTAGGAgtccttccctgtgtgagtggtTCGAAACCTACAGTCCCATGGCCGCACCCGGGGAAATTACTATCGCTTTGAGGTCACTGAGTGGCGCCGCATGGCAGCTCGCTTCAGACCCtcgcgatttagccccgcctattgtaagccccttgcaattcagccctggATGCTATGAGAGAGTattcagcccacccaataacaatagccTCTGACAGTAAGAGGTTGTGTAACACAGACTGTGTATCTTTCCTACTCGCAGTGACAACCATGGCTGGCTCGGCGCGTTAGATGAAGACAAGATCGGCTTCTTTGACCCTGAGATAACGGAACCGTTCCAAACGGAAGCAGAGAAGCAAGAAAAAGCTGCCGCAGCGATggacaagaaaagaaaactgaagaaaaGTACGATTCGACTATACactcaaaatgtattttattgattttttttaagagCTGTTGTTAGAACTTTAATCTAATTTGCAGAATTATATACATAATTATTAATTTGGTGGAACAATAGATTGTAGTTTTCATCGTACAAAAATTAATAACATCATATTTGTCAACACTATAGCACCGCAGCCGTCAACAGTACAGAAAGAAGGGAACCATTATGAAACGTAagcatttttttatttccatATATGTCGGTAACCTGTCGTTTCACCACACTGTCTGTCAGATACAGtatgtttcgctacatggcgaGTCATTTGGCTACATGGAAACATCGTTTCTCTACGTTTGAATACCTTTTGTCTAATAAGTCTTATGGTATAAGAAATCGTTCACTTCATGAATCTACAGATGTTAGACAAATGATAGTTAGTTAAATGTAGCAAAAcgacatttgccatgtagcaaaacgaTTTCTGCAGCATAACGTCAACGAAACGACTTCACTTTTACCAAGTAGCGAAAAGACTAAAGCAAACTGACACTGTAGCGAAACGACCGGTTTCCTCATTATCCCtatgcttttgtttgttttgaagtcTGCATGTCTTTGTAAGAACATGTTAAAGTAAGAGCTATCTGTCTCTGTTGATACATCTCTAAATCACAAAGTCTATTGCACAACAGTCGGCCATCTCCTAAGCATGACGGCTTCAGCGCGCTGTCCAagttctaagtacatgtaaaagtaagaTCTATCTGTCTCTATGCTGATACATCTCTAAATCAAAGTCTATTGCACAACAGTCGGCCATCCTCTAAGCATGACGGCTTCAACGCGCTGTCCAagttctaagtacatgtaaaagtaagaTCTATCTGTCTCTATGCTGATATATCTCTAAATCAAAGTCTATTGCACAACAGTCGGCCATCCTCTAAGCATGACGGCTTCAACGCGCTGTCCAAGTTCTAAGAACACGTACAAGTAAGAGCTATCTGTCTCTGTTGATACATCTCTAAATCAAAGTCTATTGCACAACAGTCGGCCATCCTCTAAGCATGACGGCTTCAACGCGCTGTCCAAGTTCTACATGAGCATGCGCGGGAAGCGGCGGCCGGGTGACGGGCAGTCGGACTCGGGAGGGGGCGCTTCTTCCTCTGCAGAGAGAGACCAGTATTGGTAGGTGGCGCTTCCTTTTGTGCGGAGGGAAACACATGCTGTGTGGCGTGGTTATAaccccgtcacatgtagcgaaaatcgatcggacgacgagtttacgagctctaaattacgaggaggcatgacctgATGCCGACGAGGAAATGGCATACTTCCCCCctttcccgtcagggtcatgcctcctcgtaatttagggtcatgcctcctcgtcgcccgatcgattttcgctacatgtacCAGGGGTATAATGACATGACTTTCTGTGCATGCATAAAGTTTTTCACTTGAAGACGACTTTTAGGGGATACTTTTTAGTGCATTGTTCCTCAGCTATTTGGCTGAAGATTTAGTCATAGACGGTCATTCTTGACAATTTCAAATAATGAGTTTCACCTTTAGCTGCATCTAAAGGTTGCAGAATAACTTTTATCTTTTTggatgtttgtttatgtttgttgtgGATGCTACatcaaaaaaaaaggaaattatatatacaaaaaacTTAACATTCTCGTTGCAGTTCGCTTCAGGAAGATACACTTCAAGAGAAGCCCGGTAAGAAAGTTTATTTTTATGTACCTGTCTCTAAGGTGTTTATTACTAATATCTCCGCCTGGCGAATTTTGAACAAGCGCATTCTTACTAATATTCCTTTGTTGCAATTTCTTACTAATATATTCCTTTGTTGCAATGGTATATTTGTCTGTTTTACTTAAGCCAAAATTACTAATACACAAATACACTCTGTATAAAGGGTTGTTGTGGTGCATATTTAACGAAGCAATTAGGATATAGCAAAGATTGATATACTATCACTCAAAGTTATAAGTCATACAGATCTTTGAAAGGACCAAAATGTGTAACATTTTCGTATTTATTTGTAGCACCCTGTGCATATTGGTACAGTCGCCGGCACATGTAGGTACATGGTTAGCAAACTTTGTTAGAAAGCAGGACAAaatctggatttttttttcatattatcAGATACGCCGAAGGAAGAACGCTCGGAGTCCGTAGACAGCCGTGGTGAGCCGAAGACATCGACGGTGAAGTTTGAGTTTCCTCCCGCCCAGCCCGAGTCCGGCGGTGCGGCGGGCGGAGTGGAGGACAGGCGGCACTATGAGAACCTGAACGGGACAGACTTACCAGGAGAACCGGTATGTCAGACAATTCAGAATTGACATATATTCTTACGTACCATATTTAAGGTGGTATctaactgcacttggggcaccggtgcggcaatgcggggttcgaaaaatactcaacaaatttcagagataaaggacgaattttcgtacgttttgtgtatgttgttgtcttctaagttatacttttacgtatcacacAATATCTAGATATcgataatttaaaaaaaaaatcagagaaaataacacaTCAGCGCCGCagaaacgaaccccgcagtgccgtaccggtttcccaagtgcagtgagatgtcACCTTTACAAAGAACATTGACAATTATTTTACAATCGTTTTACCAAGACGCAAGTGACTGTACCGTATTTAATCAGTGACATGTAGCCTATCTTATCTATCTAGATAATAATTCTAGTGCAAAATCTAGCCCAGTTGTTGAGTGCCGGTATATGTAACATTTGAAGAAATGACAAACAATACTCTAGTCTAAATATCCTAACTTTTGCAGGACCCGGATGTAGACCACGCCCTCATGCCGCTCTCGCCCAGACCGGACTATGACGTACCCAGACCCCAGCCTCGTCCTGAGGCAGTCGGAGCTGACGCAGACGGCCAGGAGACGTcagttgatgacgtcacgtacgACGTTCCCTCCCTAAACCCCCGTCCTTCCACCATGTACTTCATGCGCATGCCCGACCTGGGGTGCGAAGGGTTACTAGACGAGGTCATGTCAAGTTTCTCTACTGAGACACTAGAGAGTCTGGGTGTAGACGAACCGCCCAGAAGTCGTCCAACAAGTCAAACCGTCAAACGGGCGCCTCTTGCGACAGAGGAAAGTGACTCTCCTATTGTTTCAAGAACTAGGCAAAGAAACGAGTCCGCTCCTTCCGAGTTACATATATCTGAACCAGAGAAGACGAAGGCGTCATCCTCCAAAGTCTTAGATTTGAAAAGTAAGAAGAACGCCAGCGGTAAGAATGGCGCTCGTAGTAAACTCTTGAACGAGGTACCAAGACAGTCTCCAAAAGCGACAACTAAGGACCTGAAATTACAGGCATCTAAGAAAAGTACTGGAGTCAGTAAGACTCACTTAAGTAGTCGAACGATCGGTAAGGCGGGTACCGATGTGCCTTCAAGACAATCTCCAAAACCTATGTTGGTCTTAAAGGAAGACGAAACTTCTGAGAAGTCAACGAGGGCACCTTCGAGTGAACGGTCACAAACAAGGGTCAAAACAAGTAACGGGTCTTCTAAACAGGCCTCAAAACCTGTGGGTAAAGCAGAGAAGAAGCCGATGGCAACGTGTCAGTGTGGGAGGAACGGGGCACGTGCGGCAGGGAAAGGTTCTCCCAGTGAGACAACAAAAGTGACGCGGAAGACGAGCCCCAAGGACGAAAAAGAGGAAGCAAGTAAAAAGTCGCACAGTAGGAAAAGTGAGCAGTCGCAGGAGACGGTTGGAGCAAACACCGTGGTGATGAGAAAACTCGGGCGGGAGAACAGGGAACGGAGACCGAGGAGCGGCAGTGGGGAGGACGGCCTTGTCAAGTTCATGAAGAGAGCTCTACCCGATGAGGTAGGTTTGAAGCATTCTCGCTGTTATAGCTCCGTAAGGTCTTGTGGGGGCAAAGTAGTAGATTAAAGCCAACTAGTCTAAAATCTATTAAACACACAGTAATATTGTAAATATCTAGACAAAGAACTGTTGGCAAATAAGGGGCTGCAAATTTGACTTTAGTGTTGGTTATTAGACCAGAATTCATCAGAACTTCTCACGTGTACACTTGGAACCCTGACTAAGAATCGTGACTTATTGTTTGTGTTTCGTAAAAATTTACTCTTTGCATGAAGACATAGATTTGTAgcaccacaggaagaatagctaacaGAAATGTCAAGATAATTGTGGATCGAAATAgattcaaagtcaaagactAAATACGTTTGTTTTTATATTATAAAGATTCAAACTTTCCTCACGTTTGTCCGCAGGCTACGCCGGAGATGTGCGCCTTCGCCCTCCAAGCTACAAACTGTAACGTGGAGCAGGCGAACAAGTTTGTGAAACTTCAGCTGCGCACGCGCCAGGACTACTCCCAACCTGACGTCAGAGCGCATGCGCTTCGGCGCCTGAAGCAAAACAACTGGGACATCAACAGGACCGCGCGGGTGCTTCTGGGAGAAGATGAGGACAAGCACTCTGTTGGGAAACTTCAGTAGGACGTTTGCTGTCCGTTGAAACTGTCAatcattgttgttgtgtttCAATCATTGGTGTCAGACCAAAAATTGGCTTCTTGTGTACCTCTACTGCTGTGGACGTGTGATCGATCGAAAAATTCGTTGGGGAAATCTAAATCGTATTTCAAGTCAAGTGTGAGATGAATTGTGCATTCCAATGAAAGGTACTGCGTTTGGGGGTTTAAAGTATTATTGATCTGAAAAAGGCTAttgtaaacttttaaaaagaacggattAAAGAAAAGATTAAAGTTATTTTGCGTTTAAAGGAGGATTTACATATGCGCCAGTGGGTAAGGAAAGGGGATCACCAATGGATCGTTGAACCGAATGAAGGCTATATTTTACATGTTTCATGATGGAACTGATGGTCACGTGGTTATCACGTAGCTATCACGTGTTTTTCACGTGATTGTAATAACGGAGGTTTACGGCTGGAGAATACGTTAATGCGTGCTGAGGCAATGTATATATTGTTGGCTTGTACAGATGAAGGATATTTGTGTATTGAATGCTTGCGAAACGTTTGTATAAGAGAAGATGAGAAAAGAGTAAGAGAAAGGTATTTTTCAAGAGTAATAAGATGCGAAAATTACGAAATTGTGCCATACATGTGCAGTTGAAGTCTGAAGTTGGAATTCTTAAGAGTTGTTTCGATTATGTATGCGTATTCAGGTCAATGTGTTTGTTACATCAATTGTTGTATTTTTGGCTTTTAGTATTTTGCCACCGAAGAAAATCAACTTGACCTCATGAAAAAAGTGAGACAgtctatttttttgtgttgatgATTTCTTTTTCATAAGCAGAAAACTACAAGGCCCGGCTACATGAAGACGCGTGAAAtagaattacatgtaatatgccttcagaaaaaaaagacgatCTTTATAATTAGAGCCTGTAGACGTCATATAAGAAGGTACGCTCCTTAACCGTTTCAACCCTACCAACAGTTCGAATGATAATTCTCAAGAAAGAATTCGAAGGTTAAACTAGCCCTTCTTGATCATCTGGTCTGTTCATCTAGAAACGCCCTTTCAAACAATGTActgtggaagccgcttaattgcacaccccatttgccagagtatttcgtgcaataatccgaatggtgcaacgaAGCACGGTGCCATGGTActaaataggggtgggtaccggtactgaAAATTCAGGTAGTCTGTggaacacaaactccgctgtccagggctgtaactggctccTTCCTTcaggggccggcggatgtttgtcgggctgctataagcgagatttaatcaggctaaggtCCAGGAGATCAGGTCAAGATccgtacctgaacctggacctgattcagtatatgAACACATGTGAATGGACAATCCTCAGAACAATAGTCTACTTCGCTATAAAGCAATATACatggtggagtatttgactcccacacaatcctgcaagactaactACCTTACAAGTACGATTGACTGTACAAATTGGTAGAAACAAGCAGGTTTCATCAAAGCtgcttggtagaaatgactataaactttacttcactcttgttgtaAGATCCCAAAATGTTTGAATTcttgatcatataatctgtttattttctaataggtccaacatccggtctatcgaactttttcaggtccggtttttccggaccggtccaataaaaaaaaacgatgcaccggtacccaccacGAGTACTAAACTTGGCACTTGTCCGTGGTACTTAACATCACACAGGAActcctgtccatggtactgaatattacacaaagaaacatttgtccatggtactgaacattACACACAGAAACAGCCGTCCCCGgtatatgtatatcattaaTNNNNNNNNNNNNNNNNNNNNNNNNNNNNNNNNNNNNNNNNNNNNNNNNNNNNNNNNNNNNNNNNNNNNNNNNNNNNNNNNNNNNNNNNNNNNNNNNNNNNATGTACATATGTAGGAATTATGGGAAAGTTGTTGTGTTTTAACAGAAAGAAGTACCTTTACAATaatattcttcttttttttttgcaagttcatgcccgcaggctaaatgcacaaatgaccaCAAGTGGTCTACATAATTGATGAAAAGGAACAACAACTTAACTTATACAGTAGTTTCAACTTAACTTATGGAAAATGATCTAAACTATCTAATGTATAGTTAAAAGCGTGTCTCTCCAGGGaacatcataatcataattGTACTGTAATCGTTAATCGCTACATCTGatattttcttctctctttcaAAAACACACGCAGAAATATTAACATATGTATTTATCACATAATCATTTGTGCATGACATTCAGTATTTAAAAGTATCCTAGTGAGACATTTTCTTTCAGGCAGAGTATAAATGCTCTTTTAGACAGAGGATAAATGATCCTTCAAGCAGAGGGTCCATCCTAATTTATGCAGAGAATTTATCCTCTATCAGGCAGAGTAGAAATACTCCTTCAGGCAGAGGGTCCATCCTCCTTCATgcagagtatttatactctatCAGAGTATATATCGTCCTTCAGGCGGAGTACACATCCTCCACGTTGCTGGACAATTGCTTAGATTCATAACATATCCTCAGTTAGGCTGGATtagttttgatttgtttgattaTAAATCCTCATCTATTAGTTTGTGGTTACTTGAAGAAAGTTTCTTAAAAATACAAATACCAAGTCATGAAGGCTGCATTTTTAGATATCATATTAAAGAAACCAATAAGAGCCGAAGAAGAAGATTAAAGAAAAgcttaatttttgtgttttgaagcctaaaaagggaataaaatggattttcccttGTTATTTTGGAATCTGTTCTGTATACATAAAAGTTGTGCCATATGGGTGGGGTAAGTAATAATTGAGGGCAGATTATGCTAAATAAGACACCAACTGTGAGGAAATGTTGAAAAGTACTATATAACTAGATATCATTGGATTCAATGCATACTTTGTCAGTTTGTTACATCTTCTTTTGAATTATACGTATGCCTTGGGTATTAAGAGTACTTTACACTTACTTATTTCTCTTACTTTAGTGTaaaaacattatatataatcatTTATATACATTGCTAATTACTGTATTGATTAGGTCTTTATCAGTTGTCTATCTAAGTTGTACC
The window above is part of the Branchiostoma floridae strain S238N-H82 chromosome 14, Bfl_VNyyK, whole genome shotgun sequence genome. Proteins encoded here:
- the LOC118430217 gene encoding uncharacterized protein LOC118430217; the protein is MTASTRCPSSKNTYNRPSSKHDGFNALSKFYMSMRGKRRPGDGQSDSGGGASSSAERDQYCSLQEDTLQEKPDTPKEERSESVDSRGEPKTSTVKFEFPPAQPESGGAAGGVEDRRHYENLNGTDLPGEPDPDVDHALMPLSPRPDYDVPRPQPRPEAVGADADGQETSVDDVTYDVPSLNPRPSTMYFMRMPDLGCEGLLDEVMSSFSTETLESLGVDEPPRSRPTSQTVKRAPLATEESDSPIVSRTRQRNESAPSELHISEPEKTKASSSKVLDLKSKKNASGKNGARSKLLNEVPRQSPKATTKDLKLQASKKSTGVSKTHLSSRTIGKAGTDVPSRQSPKPMLVLKEDETSEKSTRAPSSERSQTRVKTSNGSSKQASKPVGKAEKKPMATCQCGRNGARAAGKGSPSETTKVTRKTSPKDEKEEASKKSHSRKSEQSQETVGANTVVMRKLGRENRERRPRSGSGEDGLVKFMKRALPDEATPEMCAFALQATNCNVEQANKFVKLQLRTRQDYSQPDVRAHALRRLKQNNWDINRTARVLLGEDEDKHSVGKLQ